One Pseudoalteromonas sp. UG3-2 DNA window includes the following coding sequences:
- the dnaB gene encoding replicative DNA helicase codes for MAKSDLQVDTLKVPPHSIEAEQSVLGGLMLDNEAFDRVAELVVSHDFYTRTHKLIFESMEKLVELGQPIDLITISENLEKNHQLETVGGFSYLAEIAKNTPSAANIDAYASIVRERAVVREMIGVANEIAEAGFNPEGRDSHELLDLAESKVFKIAEQRSKSTEGPQSIHNILEKTVDKIEELYQSPQDGVTGVSTGYGDLDKMTAGLQPSDLVIVAARPSMGKTTFAMNLAEHAAMTQDKPVLIYSLEMPSDQIMMRMLASLGRINQTKVRTGQLDDDDWARLSSTMGLLMEKGKMYIDDASGLTPTDVRSRARRIARDHGGISMIMVDYLQLMRVPSLSDNRTLEIAEISRSLKALAKELECPVIALSQLNRTLEQRADKRPVNSDLRESGSIEQDADLIMFIYRDEVYNEDSPDKGTAEIIIGKQRNGPIGKVRLTFQGQYSRFDNYAGPAMDDEY; via the coding sequence ATGGCTAAATCTGATCTACAAGTTGATACCTTAAAAGTACCACCCCATTCCATTGAAGCCGAGCAATCTGTGCTTGGTGGTTTAATGCTCGACAACGAAGCATTTGACCGCGTGGCAGAATTGGTGGTGTCTCATGACTTTTACACCAGAACCCATAAGTTGATCTTTGAATCGATGGAAAAGCTGGTGGAATTAGGTCAGCCCATCGACTTAATCACCATTTCTGAGAACTTAGAAAAGAATCACCAACTGGAAACGGTAGGTGGCTTTTCTTATTTAGCTGAAATCGCTAAAAACACCCCGAGTGCTGCCAATATTGATGCCTACGCGAGCATTGTACGCGAGCGCGCCGTGGTGCGCGAGATGATTGGTGTTGCCAACGAAATCGCGGAGGCGGGCTTTAACCCTGAAGGGCGTGATAGCCATGAGCTATTGGACTTAGCCGAAAGTAAAGTGTTTAAAATTGCGGAGCAGCGCTCAAAAAGCACCGAAGGGCCGCAAAGCATTCATAACATACTGGAAAAAACCGTCGATAAAATTGAAGAGCTATACCAGTCGCCGCAAGACGGGGTGACTGGGGTGAGCACCGGCTATGGCGATCTGGATAAGATGACCGCCGGATTACAACCTTCCGACTTAGTGATAGTTGCGGCACGACCTTCAATGGGTAAGACCACCTTCGCCATGAACTTGGCTGAGCACGCGGCTATGACCCAAGACAAGCCGGTGCTTATTTACTCTTTGGAGATGCCCTCCGATCAGATCATGATGAGGATGCTGGCTTCACTAGGCCGTATAAACCAGACCAAGGTACGTACCGGGCAATTAGATGATGATGATTGGGCTCGCTTGTCATCCACCATGGGGCTGTTGATGGAAAAAGGCAAAATGTACATTGACGATGCCTCAGGCCTCACGCCAACCGACGTGCGCTCAAGAGCACGACGTATTGCTCGGGATCACGGCGGCATCAGTATGATCATGGTGGATTACCTGCAACTTATGCGAGTACCGAGTTTATCCGATAACCGTACCTTGGAAATTGCCGAAATATCGCGCTCACTGAAAGCCTTGGCAAAAGAGTTAGAATGCCCAGTTATTGCACTATCGCAGCTGAACCGTACCTTGGAGCAGCGGGCAGATAAGCGACCAGTGAACTCCGACTTGCGGGAATCGGGCTCTATCGAGCAGGATGCCGACTTAATCATGTTTATTTACCGTGATGAAGTATACAACGAAGACAGCCCAGACAAAGGCACAGCCGAGATCATCATTGGTAAACAGCGTAATGGTCCGATTGGTAAGGTTAGGTTAACGTTCCAAGGTCAATACTCACGTTTTGACAACTATGCTGGTCCTGCTATGGACGATGAGTATTAA